The proteins below are encoded in one region of Apostichopus japonicus isolate 1M-3 chromosome 22, ASM3797524v1, whole genome shotgun sequence:
- the LOC139963395 gene encoding mechanosensory protein 2-like isoform X2 yields MVVQEYERAVIFRMGRLLPGPAKGPGVFFILPCIDTFRTVDLRTVSFDVPPQEILSKDSVTIAVDAVVYSRVSNPTISITNVENYKRSTELLAQTTLRNILGTKSLGEILSDREQISHSIQSILDEATDPWGVKVERVEVKDVRLPVQLQRAMASEAEASREARAKVIAAEGEQNASRALKEAADVIAQSPSALQLRYLQTLNTISAEKNSTIIFPLPIEMMAKWTK; encoded by the exons GTTGTGCAGGAATACGAGAGAGCTGTCATTTTCAGGATGGGGCGCCTGCTCCCTGGACCAGCCAAAGGACCGGGTGTTTTCTTCATACTACCCTGCATTGACACCTTCCGGACAGTGGACCTTAGGACGGTGTCTTTTGATGTGCCACCTCAGGAG ATTTTGTCCAAGGATAGTGTAACCATCGCTGTGGATGCCGTGGTGTATTCCAGGGTCTCTAATcccaccatttccatcaccaacGTGGAGAATTACAAACGCAGCACGGAGTTACTCGCTCAGACTACTCTGCGAAACATCCTTGGTACCAAATCCCTGGGAGAGATCCTGTCAGATCGGGAACAAATCAGCCACAGCATTCAGTCCATCCTGGATGAAGCCACCGACCCCTGGGGCGTCAAAGTGGAACGAGTCGAAGT GAAGGATGTCCGGTTGCCAGTTCAATTGCAGCGTGCTATGGCTAGTGAGGCAGAAGCTAGCCGTGAAGCCCGTGCGAAG GTCATTGCCGCCGAAGGTGAACAGAACGCTTCGAGAGCCTTGAAGGAAGCAGCTGACGTGATCGCCCAGTCTCCATCAGCCCTGCAGCTTCGTTACCTGCAAACTCTGAACACCATTTCGGCTGAGAAGAACTCCACAATCATCTTCCCACTGCCGATTGAGATGATGGCCAAGTGGACCAAGTAG
- the LOC139963396 gene encoding mechanosensory protein 2-like isoform X1, with amino-acid sequence MSAEDNGPGNSSSSPQENEDDGTANNICIMALMAISYMVVFCTFPLSLCFIIKVVQEYERAVIFRMGRLLPGPAKGPGVFFILPCIDTFRTVDLRTVSFDVPPQEILSKDSVTIAVDAVVYSRVSNPTISITNVENYKRSTELLAQTTLRNILGTKSLGEILSDREQISHSIQSILDEATDPWGVRVERVEVKDVRLPVQLQRAMAAEAEASREARAKVIAAEGEQNASRALKEAADVIAQSPSALQLRYLQTLNTISAEKNSTIIFPLPIEMMAMWTK; translated from the exons ATGTCGGCAGAAGACAACGGACCAGGCAACAGTTCCTCCTCGCCACAGGAAAATG AAGATGATGGCACAGCCAACAACATCTGTATTATGGCCCTCATGGCCATATCCTACATGGTAGTCTTCTGCACGTTTCCCTTATCTCTGTGCTTCATCATCAAG GTTGTGCAGGAATACGAGAGAGCTGTCATTTTCAGGATGGGGCGCCTGCTCCCTGGACCAGCCAAAGGACCGGGTGTTTTCTTCATACTACCCTGCATTGACACCTTCCGGACAGTGGACCTTAGGACGGTGTCATTTGATGTGCCACCTCAGGAG ATTTTGTCCAAGGATAGTGTAACCATCGCTGTGGATGCCGTTGTGTATTCCAGGGTCTCTAATcccaccatttccatcaccaacGTGGAGAATTACAAACGCAGCACGGAGTTACTCGCTCAGACTACTCTGCGAAACATCCTTGGTACCAAATCCCTGGGAGAGATCCTGTCAGATCGGGAACAAATCAGCCACAGCATTCAGTCCATCCTGGATGAAGCCACCGACCCCTGGGGCGTCAGAGTGGAACGAGTCGAAGT GAAGGATGTCAGGTTGCCAGTTCAATTGCAGCGTGCTATGGCTGCTGAGGCAGAAGCTAGCCGTGAAGCCCGTGCGAAG GTCATTGCCGCCGAAGGTGAACAGAACGCTTCGAGAGCCTTGAAGGAAGCAGCTGACGTGATCGCCCAGTCTCCATCAGCCCTGCAGCTTCGTTACCTGCAAACTCTGAACACCATTTCGGCTGAGAAGAACTCCACAATCATCTTTCCACTGCCGATTGAGATGATGGCCATGTGGACCAAGTAG
- the LOC139963396 gene encoding mechanosensory protein 2-like isoform X2, producing the protein MVVQEYERAVIFRMGRLLPGPAKGPGVFFILPCIDTFRTVDLRTVSFDVPPQEILSKDSVTIAVDAVVYSRVSNPTISITNVENYKRSTELLAQTTLRNILGTKSLGEILSDREQISHSIQSILDEATDPWGVRVERVEVKDVRLPVQLQRAMAAEAEASREARAKVIAAEGEQNASRALKEAADVIAQSPSALQLRYLQTLNTISAEKNSTIIFPLPIEMMAMWTK; encoded by the exons ATG GTTGTGCAGGAATACGAGAGAGCTGTCATTTTCAGGATGGGGCGCCTGCTCCCTGGACCAGCCAAAGGACCGGGTGTTTTCTTCATACTACCCTGCATTGACACCTTCCGGACAGTGGACCTTAGGACGGTGTCATTTGATGTGCCACCTCAGGAG ATTTTGTCCAAGGATAGTGTAACCATCGCTGTGGATGCCGTTGTGTATTCCAGGGTCTCTAATcccaccatttccatcaccaacGTGGAGAATTACAAACGCAGCACGGAGTTACTCGCTCAGACTACTCTGCGAAACATCCTTGGTACCAAATCCCTGGGAGAGATCCTGTCAGATCGGGAACAAATCAGCCACAGCATTCAGTCCATCCTGGATGAAGCCACCGACCCCTGGGGCGTCAGAGTGGAACGAGTCGAAGT GAAGGATGTCAGGTTGCCAGTTCAATTGCAGCGTGCTATGGCTGCTGAGGCAGAAGCTAGCCGTGAAGCCCGTGCGAAG GTCATTGCCGCCGAAGGTGAACAGAACGCTTCGAGAGCCTTGAAGGAAGCAGCTGACGTGATCGCCCAGTCTCCATCAGCCCTGCAGCTTCGTTACCTGCAAACTCTGAACACCATTTCGGCTGAGAAGAACTCCACAATCATCTTTCCACTGCCGATTGAGATGATGGCCATGTGGACCAAGTAG